In the genome of Polaribacter sp. MED152, one region contains:
- a CDS encoding polysaccharide lyase family 7 protein, translating to MNVYIRPFLKLIAIILVTFSVAIGCKKSEGKKEEIKKQETVYASDVIPFFEHWKLILGDGTNVGVPLNFENKDYFYTENDGQNNWVVFKAPNGGNTHGTSNNTRTELAQLKKWYPKTANEKMTATLKVMNVSATGDETVAATHSVVVGQIHSADKHENEPLKIFYKIYPGHKKGSVFWHYEINTKGDDNSGRWDFSTAVWGYDFSVVGPSANEVPDEPKDGIALGEEFTYEVEVKNGIMSLTFKSKGHETKTFKKNLIESEYVTKADIPLQTQELFFPVGQDGVERKNAYEGEGCFFKLGAYNQTNGKSPEVNRNWCSGAETFNGDVKKQYETGNYVEVWFKSGSLKISDKVVSNEGYFSKNDNVK from the coding sequence ATGAATGTATATATAAGACCTTTTTTAAAACTGATTGCAATAATTTTAGTCACTTTTTCTGTAGCTATAGGTTGCAAAAAATCAGAGGGAAAAAAAGAGGAAATAAAAAAACAGGAAACAGTTTATGCAAGTGATGTAATTCCGTTTTTTGAGCATTGGAAACTTATTTTAGGCGATGGTACTAATGTAGGAGTACCATTAAATTTTGAAAACAAAGACTATTTCTACACAGAGAATGATGGCCAAAATAATTGGGTAGTTTTTAAAGCGCCAAATGGTGGTAATACGCATGGAACATCTAACAATACCAGAACAGAATTAGCACAATTAAAAAAATGGTACCCAAAAACGGCGAACGAAAAAATGACAGCCACTTTAAAGGTAATGAATGTTTCTGCTACTGGCGATGAAACAGTTGCAGCAACCCATTCTGTGGTGGTAGGTCAAATTCATAGTGCAGATAAACATGAAAACGAACCTTTAAAAATTTTTTATAAAATTTATCCAGGGCATAAAAAAGGTTCTGTTTTTTGGCATTATGAAATTAATACCAAAGGTGATGATAATTCTGGTAGATGGGATTTTTCTACAGCAGTTTGGGGTTATGATTTTTCAGTGGTTGGCCCATCAGCAAATGAAGTTCCAGATGAACCAAAAGACGGAATTGCACTGGGAGAAGAATTTACCTATGAAGTAGAAGTGAAAAACGGAATAATGTCTTTAACTTTTAAAAGTAAAGGACATGAAACCAAAACTTTTAAAAAAAACTTAATTGAATCAGAATACGTTACAAAAGCAGACATTCCACTACAAACTCAAGAACTATTTTTTCCTGTAGGTCAAGATGGTGTAGAGCGCAAAAATGCTTACGAAGGTGAAGGATGTTTCTTCAAATTAGGTGCCTATAATCAAACAAATGGTAAATCACCAGAAGTAAATAGAAATTGGTGTTCAGGAGCAGAGACCTTTAATGGCGATGTAAAAAAACAATATGAGACTGGAAATTATGTAGAGGTTTGGTTTAAATCTGGCAGTTTAAAAATAAGTGATAAGGTAGTATCTAATGAAGGCTATTTTTCTAAAAATGATAATGTAAAATAA